Proteins co-encoded in one Euleptes europaea isolate rEulEur1 chromosome 1, rEulEur1.hap1, whole genome shotgun sequence genomic window:
- the LOC130472880 gene encoding 40S ribosomal protein S19-like — protein MAQMPSYARRGGCTISGVTVKDVNQQGFVGALSAFLKKSDKLKVPEWVDTVKLARRKELAPYDENWFDTRAASTAWHLYLLGGAGVGFMTKIYGGRQCNGVMPSHFSRGSKSIARRVLQALEGLKMMEKDQDGDRKLSPQGQSSGQDCWAGGSRKQETLK, from the coding sequence CGCAGAGGTGGCTGCACGATTTCTGGTGTGACTGTAAAAGACGTGAACCAGCAGGGGTTTGTGGGGGCCCTTTCAGCCTTCCTCAAAAAGTCAGATAAGCTGAAAGTACCAGAATGGGTGGACACTGTCAAACTGGCCAGGCGCAAAGAACTGGCTCCCTATGATGAGAACTGGTTCGACACTCGAGCTGCATCCACGGCTTGGCACCTGTACCTTCTTGGCGGTGCTGGAGTTGGCTTCATGACCAAGATCTACGGGGGCCGCCAGTGCAACGGCGTGATGCCCAGCCACTTCAGCCGGGGCTCCAAGAGCATTGCCAGGAGGGTCCTTCAGGCTCTGGAGGGGCTCAAGATGATGGAGAAAGACCAGGATGGAGATCGTAAACTTAGTCCACAGGGGCAGAGTTCTGGACAGGATTGCTGGGCAGGTGGCAGCCGCAAGCAAGAAACATTAAAATGA